A single Brachyhypopomus gauderio isolate BG-103 unplaced genomic scaffold, BGAUD_0.2 sc84, whole genome shotgun sequence DNA region contains:
- the lrrc39 gene encoding leucine-rich repeat-containing protein 39 — MTGVTVCFGTVNSIKALWETRIKKSKEDLKRENEQRERAAVVRLTGAWEDRITLAKLKEKLVTEDGRVILRIENEEWKTLPAVMVQLSQLQEWQLHRTGLQKIPRFISSFQSLIVLDLSRNAITEIPREIGKLSRLRELLVSYNRLSCVPEELSDCDSLEKLELAMNRDLDDLPEQLSNLKKLYHLDLSMNQFITIPECVVSLPALEWLDMGGNRLERLPDDIHRMEKLHTLWLQRNQLEYLPDNISRMHSLDTLVLSRNKLRDIPPLMEAMTNLRFVNFRDNPLTYDVTLPDMEEGVAEEECDREMFGREFMHHYIHEARKRGLQTYTSVLNVPLEGVIEMASSL, encoded by the exons atgACTGGGGTGACAGTGTGTTTTGGAACGGTGAACTCCATCAAGGCTCTGTGGGAGACCCGGATAAAGAAGAGCAAAGAGGACctgaagagagagaatgagcagCGGGAGAGAGCAGCCGtggtgag GTTGACAGGGGCTTGGGAGGATAGGATCACCTTGGCCAAGTTAAAGGAAAAACTTGTGACAGAAGATGGGAGGGTCATCCTACGCATTGAAAACGAAGAGTGGAAG ACTCTTCCTGCCGTGATGGTCCAGCTCTCTCAGCTTCAGGAGTGGCAGCTGCACCGGACAGGGTTACAGAAGATCCCACGGTTCATCTCCAGCTTCCAAAGCCTCATCGTGCTGGATCTGTCCCGCAATGCTATCACAGAAATTCCTAGAGAAATTG GTAAGCTATCTCGGTTACGAGAGTTGCTTGTGAGTTATAACAGGCTGAGCTGTGTTCCTGAGGAGCTGAGTGACTGTGACAGTCTGGAGAAACTAGAACTGGCAATGAACCGGGATCTGGATGACCTTCCTGAGCAG CTCAGCAACCTTAAAAAACTGTACCACTTGGACCTCTCCATGAACCAGTTCATCACCATTCCTGAATGTGTTGTGAGCCTTCCTGCTCTGGAGTGGCTGGACATGGGTGGGAACAGGCTGGAGAGATTGCCCGATGACATCCACAG AATGGAGAAGCTGCACACTCTTTGGCTCCAGAGAAACCAACTTGAGTACCTGCCCGACAACATCAGTCGCATGCACAGCCTGGACACGCTGGTGCTTAGCCGCAACAAACTGAGAGACATTCCTCCACTGATGGAGGCCATGACTAACCTTAG GTTTGTAAATTTCAGAGACAACCCGCTGACCTACGACGTGACCTTGCCCGATATGGAAGAGGGCGTGGCTGAGGAAGAGTGTGACAGAGAAATGTTCGGTCGAGAGTTTATGCACCACTACATCCATGAAGCCCGCAAAAGAG GGCTCCAGACGTATACTTCTGTGCTTAATGTGCCGCTGGAAGGCGTGATTGAGATGGCATCGTCGCTGTGA
- the trmt13 gene encoding tRNA:m(4)X modification enzyme TRM13 homolog isoform X2 gives MAEIIRDGVLAPLPGRCAFYVVKKKRYCKMIVGSGKTFCGEHANAENDSERKRIPCPLDPKHTVFEDSLAKHMKKCNSKEKPKPIYYVKDINAGPINEEEKLKYEVSIADRTKEELDGLIQKMKTALQGLNTKIHSDIVSHPALHEALNDPKNGNFAFKHLKQQASILGHMEGLELLGPDKCYIEFGAGRGKLSHWIHVALQKAENVHFLLVERSSTRFKVDSKHKNTDSTFDRLQVDIQHLDLRKVPFLREKALPVIAVGKHLCGAATGPNQAFLCSSSQTWL, from the exons ATGGCGGAAATAATACGTGACGGCGTGTTAGCGCCTTTACCTGGAAGATGTGCGTTTTATGTTGTAAAAAAGAAACGTTACTGTAAAATGATCGTTGGGAGTGGCAAAACATTTTGTGGAGAACATGCCAATGCC GAAAACGATAGTGAAAGAAAACGGATACCTTGCCCTCTGGACCCAAAACA TACTGTATTTGAAGATAGCTTGGCCAAGCACATGAAAAAATGCAACTCAAAGGAGAAGCCCAAACCA ATTTATTATGTAAAGGACATCAACGCTGGGCCCATAAATGAAGAGGAAAAACTTAAATATGAG GTGTCCATCGCAGATCGAACTAAAGAGGAGTTGGATGGTCTTATTCAGAAAATGAAGACTGCGTTGCAGG GATTAAATACCAAAATTCACAGTGACATTGTTTCTCATCCGGCACTACACGAAGCTCTAAATGATCCAAAGAATGGCAACTTCGCTTTTAAACATCTCAAGCAACAG GCATCAATTCTGGGGCACATGGAGGGTCTCGAGCTGCTTGGCCCTGACAAGTGTTACATTGAGTTTGGTGCTGGCAGGGGGAAACTTTCCCACTGGATACATGTTGCCCTTCAAAAAGCAGAGAATGTTCATTTTCTGCTAGTGGAAAGATCAAGCACTCGGTTTAAG GTAGATagtaaacacaaaaacacagattCAACATTTGACAGGCTGCAGGTTGATATTCAACATCTTGATTTAA GGAAAGTGCCATTTCTGAGAGAAAAAGCTCTTCCTGTCATTGCAGTAGGCAAGCATCTCTGTGGTGCAGCAACCG gcCCAAATCAAGCCTTCCTATGTTCTTCATCACAGACTTGGCTCTAA
- the trmt13 gene encoding tRNA:m(4)X modification enzyme TRM13 homolog isoform X1, giving the protein MAEIIRDGVLAPLPGRCAFYVVKKKRYCKMIVGSGKTFCGEHANAENDSERKRIPCPLDPKHTVFEDSLAKHMKKCNSKEKPKPIYYVKDINAGPINEEEKLKYEVSIADRTKEELDGLIQKMKTALQGLNTKIHSDIVSHPALHEALNDPKNGNFAFKHLKQQASILGHMEGLELLGPDKCYIEFGAGRGKLSHWIHVALQKAENVHFLLVERSSTRFKVDSKHKNTDSTFDRLQVDIQHLDLRKVPFLREKALPVIAVGKHLCGAATDLALRCLFETGIKHQDEQPPTKRIKLSEGTEGNMVYPLPAGDAGAQEELVVSGLSIALCCHHRCDWRHYVGKDFFGERGLGPQEFAAFQRMSSWATCGMSRVGRALNKSSQEHASVADEEEEAEHEDGYESLPEDLCSAVSAEEREHIGRLCKMLIDHGRLHYLQQRGFKPSLRYYTSRDVSLENVLLTAVPI; this is encoded by the exons ATGGCGGAAATAATACGTGACGGCGTGTTAGCGCCTTTACCTGGAAGATGTGCGTTTTATGTTGTAAAAAAGAAACGTTACTGTAAAATGATCGTTGGGAGTGGCAAAACATTTTGTGGAGAACATGCCAATGCC GAAAACGATAGTGAAAGAAAACGGATACCTTGCCCTCTGGACCCAAAACA TACTGTATTTGAAGATAGCTTGGCCAAGCACATGAAAAAATGCAACTCAAAGGAGAAGCCCAAACCA ATTTATTATGTAAAGGACATCAACGCTGGGCCCATAAATGAAGAGGAAAAACTTAAATATGAG GTGTCCATCGCAGATCGAACTAAAGAGGAGTTGGATGGTCTTATTCAGAAAATGAAGACTGCGTTGCAGG GATTAAATACCAAAATTCACAGTGACATTGTTTCTCATCCGGCACTACACGAAGCTCTAAATGATCCAAAGAATGGCAACTTCGCTTTTAAACATCTCAAGCAACAG GCATCAATTCTGGGGCACATGGAGGGTCTCGAGCTGCTTGGCCCTGACAAGTGTTACATTGAGTTTGGTGCTGGCAGGGGGAAACTTTCCCACTGGATACATGTTGCCCTTCAAAAAGCAGAGAATGTTCATTTTCTGCTAGTGGAAAGATCAAGCACTCGGTTTAAG GTAGATagtaaacacaaaaacacagattCAACATTTGACAGGCTGCAGGTTGATATTCAACATCTTGATTTAA GGAAAGTGCCATTTCTGAGAGAAAAAGCTCTTCCTGTCATTGCAGTAGGCAAGCATCTCTGTGGTGCAGCAACCG ACTTGGCTCTAAGGTGTTTATTTGAAACTGGCATTAAACATCAAGACGAACAGCCACCTACCAAGCGTATAAAGCTTAGTGAGGGGACAGAAGGGAACATGGTGTACCCTCTCCCTGCTGGAGATGCTGGAGCACAAGAAGAACTGGTGGTGTCTGGACTTTCCATCGCCCTCTGCTGCCACCATCGCTGTGACTGGAGGCATTACGTGGGTAAGGACTTCTTTGGGGAACGAGGCCTTGGACCTCAGGAGTTTGCTGCGTTCCAGCGTATGTCGAGCTGGGCTACCTGTGGCATGAGCAGAGTCGGTCGTGCTCTGAACAAATCATCACAAGAGCACGCAAGTGTAGCAGATGAAGAAGAAGAGGCAGAACATGAAGATGGTTATGAAAGCCTTCCAGAAGACCTCTGCAG CGCTGTATCAGCAGAAGAGAGAGAACACATAGGACGTTTGTGCAAGATGCTCATTGACCATGGCAGGCTGCACTATCTTCAGCAAAGAGGCTTCAAGCCCAGCCTGAGATACTACACTAGCAGAGACGTGTCTTTAGAGAATGTGCTTCTAACCGCTGTTCCTATCTAA